tgacacactttgcattggataccacacaatcataagGATGAgcgtgggggtgcagggtgttccccaaGATACAGAATGTCACACCTGTGAGATACAGACTGTGGGTGTCTTCATGCAAACCCAGCCTCTGAATCTGGGCCTGGGAACCTCCTTTTGTGAAAATGTGGCCCTAGAGACAGCTTGACacgcctttattttattttaacttttgtgCTGCGCCTGCTCACTGAGTGCCAATTTTCACATCCGCAGACTGCACTTCAGGGATAGATTTCTTTAAGGCACTGACTTTCCTACATGTCTTTTATTAGAAACTGCAGTGCAAAAATGTGCAGTGCTAGAATGTCCAGGCTGCTAATTAAAAAATACTAATTATTCCAAATTTCAGTGTGTAGATTGTTGCTACTTGAGTTCTGTGCCTTCTCTGCCACATTTTAGATTCTTGAAGGTGTCTGAACTGTGTAAGCTTGCTTCGCACTGTTCCAGAGACAGGATTCAAACTTGGTGCACTAACCACTTGGCTCTGGTTAGCTGCTGTCTCCTCCTCCAGTCCTCTTGTGACCCtagcctgaatttttttttattattttattttggctgaaactaCTCAGTGAATTCAACACCAGTTTGTGAATAGTCTTGTTCGAcccaaaactgtattttttgcAAATCAACTATTCAGTGGAAATTTCCCCCCAGCTCTACTTGTGATgtcatttcactagttctcccTTCACCTTAATCTTCCAGACTAGACAGGACCTGAATTTCAAATGCAAGAAAAGCCCGTTGTGCTGTCTTTATCCACCTTAtaaaagcagaggggagggggaagggcacaAGCCCAATTTTTCCCTTTGAAGCTCACCTTCAATATTCATCATTCATGGGACAGATTGAAACTAAAGAAGATTTCTCGTTCACTTATAGAAAATACAGATAATTAATGTGTCTGTCTATATCTTGAGAGCATCTTTTTCACAAATCCATTTAGATACAGCACTGCAGGTTTCAAAATTAATCGTGTCTTCTTTTATCATCCCACAGCTGTTCCCTTCAGCAGGATCCACTACCTTGAACCTGGAAAACACAACAAACAATCACTGTGTAGAATTTTTGAACAAGATTTTTAGCAGCTTTGCCTCATTCTGGCACCTCTCAAATTTCTTCCTTAACCGCTGAATTGTTCCTACAGAGCCTTAGCTGATAAAACACTTCCTAGCCCATGATCCTGTCGTAGCAGCTGGTTGGCCTTGGTCTATTTCTGGAAAACACTTGTCCATATTACAAAACCCAGCCCACAGGATTAGCACAACTTCTGCAGGAGCCATCAAATGAGGCTCAGGACTCATCTCCTCTCTGTGCAGAGGACTGTGCCTAGCACTTAACATCCCTTGTGCCCATACGGAGCCTCTGCTTACACCAATGCTGGAAAGCAACAACCCTGTTCCCCCTACTGCACATCTTACATGGACTCATGGGATAAAAACACTCACAGTTTTTGATTGAACAGGGAGCCATCCACCCAAGTCCAATTCCTCACGGGGGATGTAACAGTGAGTCCAAGCCAGATCTGGTTTGCGTCTTTGGTAGTATTTTGAATGAAAGTCTGTAAATGACAGGTAAGAAAGATGTGACGGGGAAGGAGGGGCTAGTGGTTAAGTTGCTAGCTAGAGACTCTGGgaactgggttcaattccccagACTCTCTCTGTGACCGTGGGCCAGTTGTTTAGTTTCTGTCCTGACTGGGGCAGAATTAAGGCCTTGGTACAGTCTTTGTGGTGTGTGGGGGTCATGCTATCGGTGAGGTGTCAccgctggggggcagggcacaggTTATGTGGTGTTCCTGGCCTGAACTTTTCATTTCCCTGCTTTTTAGCTTGTGTGGATATGTGTAGAGCAACCCTGACAGATGCACATATCTCCAGGACAAGTTTTATTTACCATCTCATCCTGGTCCCGGAGCACCAGCAGCCGAGAGCTCCTCCTTGAACAGTCATTGCGGCTCTTGTTCCAGGGATTTCTTTCTTTTGACACCCAGTAGCACTtgtccctgtgcagcagccagtTTTTGGGGCAGAGCTTACACCCTGATCCCTCTGGAGGGGAAATGGAAACACTTAATGGCGCTGAAGGTTCTGAACTGCATCACACTCATACACAGGCCTTCAGCCTCCCCATTTCCAGTAGAGCTATTGTCTTGGCTTTGTTTGAGGACGAGTCCAATATTCAACTAGTAGCCACAGGTGCTGCAGGccaggaggggggcggggggtatTGGTGAAGCTGTGAGTGCCTCAGTCCTGAAATAGCACGGGGTAATGcaggtcaggctcaactggaatCCTCCTTCACTTCCTCCCCTTTAGTGTAGTGTTCCTGTGCACTGGTTAACAGCCATTACATTTCCCCTTAGAGATGGCTGCATGCCCGTTGGGGTAGATAATACTACATATAAAATAACTttattgaggttgcaaagtcaaagtTGGAAATGCCCCATTCATGGTTGCCCATGCAGTTGTAATTCAGCCTGATTGTGAGATCATCCTGTACCCTGAATGTCTGGGGATCCATCATGGACATGGGAACAAAAGAGgcctgtgcagtgaatgaggcagcagCCCTGAGGAAAAAATAGTAGGTTATTATGCAATAAAGAGCGTATCATAATGCAAACACAAATGGGGGCGGAATTAAGGCTGTGTGGGTAATTGtaaatttggcatttcctaacttttgggaTCTTGGCGTTGTAACCTTCCTGTTCTCTTAatgtcctatttttaaaaatatatataaaacaattcTATTACATGCAACTGGAACAACTTCCCCATCCTGAATCAGCAGCAGGCTTTGGACCCTGCATCTTCAGTACCACACCACTCTGCTACCGCTCCAACAACAGGAGTAACTGTGCCCTCTGGTAACAGGAAAAGTCTGTTGTTCtgagagagggaggcagggaaTAGGGCTGGGTCATCAAAGGGAGCCCAGCcagctctctcctcctctccaggAGGAGCTTTTACCCCATGTGGGGTTCCTGGGAACAATGGGTGAGGGGGAGCCTGGcccagctctcaccccctccccacctgctctggtagctcccagtgctgctgTGGCAGGTGAGCCCAGCACTTTTGACTGCTATTTTATCACGCTACAGAGTTTCCCTGAGGCTCACACGCAAGGTGGGAAATGGAACTCTTCCAACGTTCCCATCTCAGCAAAACCTGGATGAAATTTCATAGACGAAAGAAAATATTTATCCAAGGACTCCCCTTGCCCCTTATTTCAGAGGCCTGCTTTGAACAATGGAAGTGTGAGAGCTCCTCAAATATACCACAAGACTCTTTTATAATGGAAGCGTTAGGGACCCTAAACATAGGAGTTGCTGCCAGCTGCCCTATAAGTAGTTTGTAAAGCAATAGGATATTTATTGCACTTATCGAAGTGGTTTGTGTCATTACCCTAACTGACCACTAGATGTCGCTGCAATGCAGGATGTCGCTGAGAGAGAAGGAGCTCAGGTTACCTGCTGAGTTGTTGTCAGATGATTCACACACAAATTGTTTCAAGTGGAAATGGAAATCTTTTACGCCAGTGCTGCAGTTGGATTGATGGATGATTGTCTCCCCGGTACTGTTGTTCTCCCGTGAATTCAGACATCCTTTGGGCTGAAAGACTTCAGAACAGCACGAGCATGAACAGCAACTACTACTTAGGGATTAGCAAACTGGGAATGAGGGTGCGTTCAACAAATCATTACATACTGTCGCTATCAAATTCAGAaccgggccagagagagagaacacgacagagaaagagagagaaaatcttttttttttaacacattgTAAGGTGTCTTCCAGTTTTCCCTGCACAGTGAAATTGTGAGAGCGGGATCACATGGGGCTCATGTATCAAGCTCTAACACCACCTTCTTTATGGAATATTGTTCCCTTTGAGGTGCTAATGAAGTGTCCAGGATATTATTCACAAGAGTGTTGGAATCTGAAATGTTGGGTGAGTAGAAATTTCAGGGATTTTGCACAAATTAATTTTGAACTGCTTACCCCAAACGCCCATCGCTATCACAGTTCCCACCAGGATGAGGATCCCAGCTGCTCCAAGGCCTGCGGCGAGCCGATGCCAGCGGGGACACTGAGGGTGAGCTGTAAGAAGCAGTGTTTGGTGAAACATGTTCAGCACATAGTGCAAGAACTAATAACGGACGTTCCTGTGGAGCCTGTGCAGCATCCTCCAATGGGGGTTATGTTCCTCCTCACATAATACCAGGAATAGTTTTAAACGTCTCAGTTAAGGGCCACGTCACTCTGAGGACACCTCTGTGACAAAACAGAGCAAAATACTGCAACCATGAAGACAAAACTAACAAATCCCAACTGTCAATTATTTAACAACACGGTTCTAGCCCACTGACAATGGTGCATATTTGATCATGCTATAGGGTGAGTCTGTGTGTCAGCCCCCTCAggacagtggttcttaacctttctgGGGTCAGGACACATTTGTAAACCTCGATGGCCTGTCACGACCTAGTAAATAGCATTAGTGCAAAACACACCTGCCTTAAATATCTTACCAACATCATATTATATACACATTAGTGTACCAAGTACTAAATAGTAACCCATACATACCAGAGCAGCAGTGTCTGCGGCTCCTGTcccggggctggctgggctcggcTCCCCACTCTGGGTGTTGTGGCTTCCAAGGTCACAGTGCTGCTCAGTTTTGATCTGGCCTCCCTGatggggggcagctgggccaaatttgtgtgagtggcATTGTGCCCTGGCACACAGGCTTGGAGTGCCACTCACGCAAATTTGGCCTCATCAGCCCTGTCATCATGACAGAGGAGAGGCTGGGCCAagcctgagtggtgctgtgcCTCTGTGCAGCAGGTCACAACGCCTGGAGCAGTTCGCTGAGCCCATCCAGCCTTGTAGACCTCCACGTCCTTCCCCCACTTTCTGCAAAAAGGAGTTACCCATGTTCATTCTGTTaccacctctgttcaaggacAGCCAGGTGATTTGTATGTAAACACGTTCCACTAAGAAAATAGCTTGAGACCAGATCACTAATTTCACCTCCAATGGGAAACTGACCTGCCAGGCCCAAAGTCTGCTAACTCTTGGCTAAACAGCAACAATATCAAGGAAGTCAGAGTCACTGGATCAATACCAACTAGTTGCACATTTCCATAGTGACAGAACAGCTGAATATAACCAGAGGGTCACACACTTCATAGCGTCTGTCAGCCGAACT
This portion of the Trachemys scripta elegans isolate TJP31775 unplaced genomic scaffold, CAS_Tse_1.0 scaffold_28, whole genome shotgun sequence genome encodes:
- the LOC117870488 gene encoding killer cell lectin-like receptor subfamily B member 1B allele A — protein: MRLLLDSVLFCTCSPSSVLIMAGEIVYADLNILGASSNPLHPPRHLTHPQCPRWHRLAAGLGAAGILILVGTVIAMGVWVFQPKGCLNSRENNSTGETIIHQSNCSTGVKDFHFHLKQFVCESSDNNSAEGSGCKLCPKNWLLHRDKCYWVSKERNPWNKSRNDCSRRSSRLLVLRDQDEMTFIQNTTKDANQIWLGLTVTSPVRNWTWVDGSLFNQKLFKVVDPAEGNSCGMIKEDTINFETCSAVSKWICEKDALKI